CTGATGTCGCCATCTCCACCGGGATCTGGTCGAGCTTGCCGCGCTGGCCCGTGCTGTCTGCGATCGAGTTCAACGCCCGCAGCACCACCTCTTCGTCCGCATCGAACGAGGCGTAGATCGGATTGACCGAGACCAGCGAAGTCAGCACCGGCGAAGCGGTGCCGGCGGCGACGAGATTGCCGACGGTGATCTCGAACTTGCCGACGCGGCCGTCCACCGGCGCGCGCACCTCGGTGTAGTCGAGATTGAGCTTTGCAGTCTGGAGCGTCGCCTCGGCCGCCTTCACATTGGCGATGGCTTCGCGATTGGCGTTGTCGCGCTGGTCGTAATCGCGCCGCGTGACCACGGCGTTGCCAACCAGCTGCGCGCCGCGCTCGAGCTCGCTCTGAGTGAAGACCACGCGGGCCTTGGCCGCCTCGAGCTGCGCGGCGGCCTTGTCGACCTCGGCGGCGTAGGGCGCCGGATCGATCTTGAACAGCACATCGCCGGCCTTCACCAGCGCGCCTTCGGTGAAGTTGGTCGACAGGATCGCGCCGGCGACGCGCGGGCGAAGCTCGACGCGTTGGATGGCCTCGAGCCGGCCGGAGAAATCGTCCCAAAGCACGGTCTGCTTTGGTTCGATCATGGCGACTGTGACGGAAACGGCCTGCTCAGCCGCGGCCGCGGTTGCGGTCGCCTGCGCGGCGCGAAAGTAGTGGCCGGTCGCGATCGAGCCGGCCACGGCGAGGGCGCCCACGACCGCAACGCCGCCAAGAAGGCGGCGGAAACGGCCGGCGCGGGGGGAGTTTTGCGAGGGATGCATTTGCGCGCTCCAGATATGTAGTGTTCACTACAGATGTGGAGCTGGATGTCGCAGTGCAAGATACTTATGTACCATTCACTAAGAAAATTGTAGCCGTATACCGCGACAATTGGAAGACGCCGAGAAAAGAAAGCTAGAACAAATAGATAGGATTTGGCGTTAAGCCTCCGGCAGAACGTGAAATCCGAGGAGACAGGCACATGGGCATGGGACGCCCCCGCGAATTCGACGCCGAAACGGCGTTGGACCAGGCGATGGAAGTGTTTTGGCGCCATGGCTATGAGGGCGCGACCATTGCCCAGCTCACCGAGGCCATGGGCATCAATCCCCCCAGCCTCTATGCCTGCTTCGGCAACAAGGAAGGCCTGCTAAAGGCCGCGCTCGACCGTTACACAAAACTGCGCGGCGTCTGGATGGACGAGGTGGTCGCGGCACCCACCGCCCGCGCGGTCGCCGAGCGGATGCTGATGGGCATTGCCGACAAGCAGACCGATCCCGCCAATCCGCCCGGCTGCCTGCTCGTGCAGGGCGGGATTGCCTGCGGCACCGGCTCCGAGAACGTCCCCTTCGAGCTCGCCGCGCGCCGCGCCCAGAACGAGGACCAGCTCCGCGAGCGCTTTGTCCGCGCCAAGACGGAGGGCGATCTCAAGGATACGTCAGATCCGGCCGCGCTCGCGCGCTACGTTTCGGCCGTCTCCGTCGGCATGGGCGTGATGGCGTCGTCAGGCGCGGACCGCGAGGCGCTGCGGCAGGTCGCGAGCGTCGCGGTGCAGGCGGTCGAGGCGCAGTCGGCCGACCGAACCTGATTTATCTCGGCAACGCCGGCGGCGGCACGAAGCCGCCGAACTCGCGCTCGATCAGTCCGGCCAGCGCAATCGTCGTGCGGTCCTCCAGGTAAGGTCCGATGATCTGAACGCCGATTGGCAGGCCCGAAGGCGTGCGCTCGATCGGAACGGCGGTCGCCGGCAGTCCGCAGGTTGAGGCGGGATCGGCCCAGATGAAGCACGCATCGGAATAGTTGTAGAGCTTGCCATCAATGTCGAGCTTCCGCGCGTCGAACGGCTCGGAATGATCGTGCGGAAAGGCCGGCACGGCAGCGGCGGGATAGATCACCGCGTCGAACTCGCGGAAGAGCTGATGCCACTTTTGCTGCAGTTGCAGGCGGGCCGCGTCAGCCGCCAGCCAATCGCGATGGGTCATGCCCCAGCCGCGAGCGCGCTCGGCCTCAAGGCTGCGATCGTCGGTCGCGAGTGCCGCGGCAGCTTCTTGCGCCTCGGCGAGGGCGGCTGGTGTCAGGCGCGGGCTTCGCGCGCCGTTGAGCAGCTTCATGTAGAGCCGCGCGGAGTCGGCGAGATCGGGCAGCGATGCGCTCGCGCGCGCGACGCGTGCGCCCGAACGTTCGAGCCGCTCGGCCAATCGTCCAATGGCTGAGCGCACGGCGTTGCCCGTCGGCATCAGCGGATGGGTGTCGATCACGAGGATCCTGAAATCCATGAGCTGGGTGTGCCGCGGGGCGGGCAGCGCGAGGCGGTAGCCGACCCCGTCGCGCGTCTCGTCGGGGCCGGCAATCACGTCGAGCGATAACGCAAGGTCCGAAGCGGTGCGCGCCATCGGCCCGACGACGGCGAGATCGCCCTGGCCGGGGACAGGCGGTGCCGGTGGCAGGCTGTATCCGCGCAACGGGACGAGGCCGAGGCTCGGCTTGTGGCCGAACACGCCGCAGAAATGCGAGGGCACGCGGATCGACCCACCGATGTCCGAACCGATCGACAGCGGCCCGAGACCGGCAGCGAGCGCCGCGCCACATCCGCCCGAGGAGCCGCCGGGCGAGCGGCCGAGGTCCCACGGATTGTTGGTCGCCCTGTAGATCTCGTTGTAGCTCTGGAAATCCCTGAGGCCGATCGGGATGTTGGTCTTACCGATGATGACGGCGCCCGCCGCCTTCAGCCGCGAAACGAGGAGGGCGTCCTCCGCCGGTTGAAAATCCCTGAAATGCGGAAAGCCCCACGTCGTCGGCAAGCCCGCGACGTTGAACGGTTCTTTGAGGGTTACGGGGATGCCGAGCAGCGGCAGCCGCTCGCCGCGGCCGAGCGCGGCATCCGCGGCCCGCGCAGCGTCTCTGGCCCGATCGAAATCGCGGACGATGATCGCGTTGATCGGCCCGTCCAGGGTCTCGATGCGCGCGATCGTGTGGTCGAGCAGCTCCGATGCAGAGATCGTGCGGGCGTGCAGGGCGCCGAGAAGTGTGCCGATCGAGCCGTAGTTCAGGTCAGCGGCATCTGAGGTCATCACGCGCTCCCATTGCATCGCATCGCGTATCGAGCATCCAATGTTAAGAGCAGAATGAGGAGGGGTGCAACGGGAGCCAGACCTGCCCGCCGGTCGGGGCTGCGAAGGGGCACCGGCGGCTCCACAGTGTCATGGCCGGGCTTGTCCCGGCCATCCACGTCTTGCTATGCGCGCACGGAGAACGTGGATGCCCGGGACAAGCCCGGGCATGACGACCTCATGTGCGGAGGTGCAGCGCCACCAGGACGCCGAGAGATGAAGTCAGGACGCTTCCTTCAGCACCGACGAAGCCGTTTCCTCCGCCTTCAGCTCCTCGAGACTGCGATGCCTGGGCTCGATGCCGAGCGACCAGACCGTGATGATCTGCACCACCAGGAGGCCGATCATCAGCGCCATCACGCCGGCGACGCCCCGCGTCTCGAACAGCGAGACCACGAGGAACGGCGTGACGATGGTAGCGCCGCGCCCCAACGTATTGACGATGCCGGAGGCGCGCAGGCGGACCTCGGTCGGAAACAGTTCGGGGATGTAGATGCCGAACAGCAGGGCGACTAGGACGTAGATCGGCACGGTCAGTGCGAAGCCCACGGCCGGCAGCAGGATCGGGTCCGAGATCATGGGGTAGAGGATGCCCAAGGCCACCGTGATCAGCGAGGCGCCGATGATGGTCGGCTTGCGGCCCCAGCGGTCGGCGGTCAGCGCGCCGATGGCCGAGCCGATCGGCGCGCCGAGCGCCATCAGCAGCGAATAGCCGAACGAGGTCGCGATCGAGAGACCCTGCTTGACGAAGAAGACGGGCAGCCAGGTCACGAAGCCGTAGAGCAGGGTGTTGATCGTGATCAGGCAGACCGAGCCAACGATCATCCGCGACAGCAAGGGCGCGGTGAACAGCGTGCCCAGATCGGCGGCGACGGGGACTGACGTGACAGGTGCGGGAGCAGGCAGGGGCTGGCCTTGCGCCGCCTCCTTCTCGATGGCCTGCATCAGCGCTTCCGCCTCAGTGGTGCGCCCGACGGCTTCCAGCCAGCGCGGCGATTCCGGCAGCGACTTGCGCATGTACCAGACGACGAGCGCGCCGACGCCGCCGAGCACGAACATCGAGCGCCAGCCGAATTGCGGCACCAACACGGATGCGACGAGCAACGCCACGGGCAGTCCGGTGACGACGCACACGGTGGTGAAGCCCAGCCATTTGCCGCGAGTGCGGGCCGGCACGAACTCCGTCATCGTCGAATAGCCGACGACGTTCTCCGCTCCCAAGCCAACGCCCATCACGAAGCGGCAGGCGATCAGGAAGGCCATGTTCGGCGAGAACGCGGCGGCGAGGGAGGCCAGGCCGAAGAGGAGCAAATTGAACTGATAGGTGAAGCGGCGGCCGTAGCGATCGCCGAGGAAGCCGGTGCCGAACGATCCCAGCATCATGCCGACGAAGGTCGCCGAGATGAATGCCGCGTTCTGCGCGAGGGTCGAAAAGCCCGTCTTCAGCGTCACGCTGAGCACGGTCCCGGCGATGTAGATGTCGAAACCGTCGAAAAACATGCCGATTCCGATCAGCAGCATGATGCGGCGATGGAATGGCCCGATCGGCAGCCGATCGAGACGGCTGCCTGCGTTCACCGATGTCGACATATACGCTCTCCCTTGACTGTTGTTCTGGTTGATGCGGCCCGCCTTCTCTGGGCGGTCAGCCGCTCCTGGTCGCTGCTAGTTCAGTCGCTTCTGGTTGGCCGTGTCGCGGTACCAGTCGAACGGCTGCTCGTGGGTCGCGACCATCACGCTCTTGGTGTTGAAATGGTCGTTGAAGCTCTCGGTGCCGCATTCGCGGCCGATGCCGGAATCGTCGACGCCGCCCCAGGGCGAGGCCGGGTCGAGCCGGTGATGATCGTTGATCCAGACGATGCCGGCCTTGACCGACGCCGCGACGCGGTGGGCGCGGGCGACGTCGCGGGTGCGGATCGCAGCGGCCAGGCCAAACGGCGAGTCGTTGGCAAGCCGCAGCGCATCGGCCTCGTCCTTGAACGGCGTCACGGAGGTGAACGGGCCGAACACTTCCTCCTGGAAGATCCGCATGTCGGATTTGACGTCGGCGAACACCGTCGGCTCGACGAAATAGCCGTTGTCGTGGCCCGGCACCTTCGCCGCAACGCCGCCGGTGACGAGACGCGCACCGTCGGCGTGACCATAGCCCACATAGCTGAGCACGCGGTCGCGCTGCCGGGCCGAGATCACGGGACCCATCTGGGTGCTGGGATCGAAGGGATCGCCGACGCGGATCGTGCGGGTCTTGGCCTGCAGCTTCTCGACGAATTCGTCGTAGATCGAGGCCTGGACGATATGGCGCGAGGCGCAGACGCAGGTCTGTCCGGCACCGATGAAGGCGCCAAACGCGGCGTAGTTGACGGCGCGATCGACGTCGAAATCGTCGAACACCATCACCGGCGTCTTGCCGCCGAGCTCCATGGTCTGATGCGCAAACACCTTTGCGGCCGCGCTGCCGGCGATGCGGCCGGCCTCGGTGCCGCCGGTCAGCACCAGCTTGTTGATGTCGCCGTGTTCGGCCAGCATCTTGCCGGCGCTCTGGCCGAGGCCGAGAACGATGTTGAAGACGCCGGGGGGCAGGCCCGCTTCGGTGAAGATCTGGGCGAGCTTCAAGGTCGTCAGCGGCGTGTATTCGGACGGCTTGACGACGGTGACGCAGCCGGTCGCCAGCACCACGGCGAGCGACTTGCACAGGATCATCAGCGGATGATTGAACGGCGTGCAATTGGCGACGATGCCGATCGGCGTGCGGAGCGTGTAGTTCAGATAGGCACCTTCGACGGGGATCACGGAGTCGCGGCGCGACAGCGCGAGGCCCGCAAAGTAACGAAAGAAGTCGGGTAGGCGAGAGAGCTGGGCGCGGGTCTCGTTGACCGGGCGGCCGTTGTTGAGGGTCTCCAGCCGGTACAGGCTGTCGAGATTGGCCTCGAACGCGTCGGCGAGCTTGTTGACGAGCCTCGCCCGCGCACGCGTGTCCATGCCGCCCCAGGCCTTGCCTTCGAATGCGGCGCGCGCGCTTTTCATGGCGCGGTCGATGTCTTCGGCGGTGGAATTGGGAATGCGGGCGATCACGTCGCCGGTCGCGGGATTGCGGACGTCCAGCATCG
The genomic region above belongs to Bradyrhizobium arachidis and contains:
- a CDS encoding aldehyde dehydrogenase produces the protein MNIPSKPASIDVEIHGNFIDGREVEAGAGAMLDVRNPATGDVIARIPNSTAEDIDRAMKSARAAFEGKAWGGMDTRARARLVNKLADAFEANLDSLYRLETLNNGRPVNETRAQLSRLPDFFRYFAGLALSRRDSVIPVEGAYLNYTLRTPIGIVANCTPFNHPLMILCKSLAVVLATGCVTVVKPSEYTPLTTLKLAQIFTEAGLPPGVFNIVLGLGQSAGKMLAEHGDINKLVLTGGTEAGRIAGSAAAKVFAHQTMELGGKTPVMVFDDFDVDRAVNYAAFGAFIGAGQTCVCASRHIVQASIYDEFVEKLQAKTRTIRVGDPFDPSTQMGPVISARQRDRVLSYVGYGHADGARLVTGGVAAKVPGHDNGYFVEPTVFADVKSDMRIFQEEVFGPFTSVTPFKDEADALRLANDSPFGLAAAIRTRDVARAHRVAASVKAGIVWINDHHRLDPASPWGGVDDSGIGRECGTESFNDHFNTKSVMVATHEQPFDWYRDTANQKRLN
- a CDS encoding TetR/AcrR family transcriptional regulator; translated protein: MGMGRPREFDAETALDQAMEVFWRHGYEGATIAQLTEAMGINPPSLYACFGNKEGLLKAALDRYTKLRGVWMDEVVAAPTARAVAERMLMGIADKQTDPANPPGCLLVQGGIACGTGSENVPFELAARRAQNEDQLRERFVRAKTEGDLKDTSDPAALARYVSAVSVGMGVMASSGADREALRQVASVAVQAVEAQSADRT
- a CDS encoding amidase — encoded protein: MTSDAADLNYGSIGTLLGALHARTISASELLDHTIARIETLDGPINAIIVRDFDRARDAARAADAALGRGERLPLLGIPVTLKEPFNVAGLPTTWGFPHFRDFQPAEDALLVSRLKAAGAVIIGKTNIPIGLRDFQSYNEIYRATNNPWDLGRSPGGSSGGCGAALAAGLGPLSIGSDIGGSIRVPSHFCGVFGHKPSLGLVPLRGYSLPPAPPVPGQGDLAVVGPMARTASDLALSLDVIAGPDETRDGVGYRLALPAPRHTQLMDFRILVIDTHPLMPTGNAVRSAIGRLAERLERSGARVARASASLPDLADSARLYMKLLNGARSPRLTPAALAEAQEAAAALATDDRSLEAERARGWGMTHRDWLAADAARLQLQQKWHQLFREFDAVIYPAAAVPAFPHDHSEPFDARKLDIDGKLYNYSDACFIWADPASTCGLPATAVPIERTPSGLPIGVQIIGPYLEDRTTIALAGLIEREFGGFVPPPALPR
- a CDS encoding MFS transporter; the protein is MSTSVNAGSRLDRLPIGPFHRRIMLLIGIGMFFDGFDIYIAGTVLSVTLKTGFSTLAQNAAFISATFVGMMLGSFGTGFLGDRYGRRFTYQFNLLLFGLASLAAAFSPNMAFLIACRFVMGVGLGAENVVGYSTMTEFVPARTRGKWLGFTTVCVVTGLPVALLVASVLVPQFGWRSMFVLGGVGALVVWYMRKSLPESPRWLEAVGRTTEAEALMQAIEKEAAQGQPLPAPAPVTSVPVAADLGTLFTAPLLSRMIVGSVCLITINTLLYGFVTWLPVFFVKQGLSIATSFGYSLLMALGAPIGSAIGALTADRWGRKPTIIGASLITVALGILYPMISDPILLPAVGFALTVPIYVLVALLFGIYIPELFPTEVRLRASGIVNTLGRGATIVTPFLVVSLFETRGVAGVMALMIGLLVVQIITVWSLGIEPRHRSLEELKAEETASSVLKEAS
- a CDS encoding efflux RND transporter periplasmic adaptor subunit — translated: MHPSQNSPRAGRFRRLLGGVAVVGALAVAGSIATGHYFRAAQATATAAAAEQAVSVTVAMIEPKQTVLWDDFSGRLEAIQRVELRPRVAGAILSTNFTEGALVKAGDVLFKIDPAPYAAEVDKAAAQLEAAKARVVFTQSELERGAQLVGNAVVTRRDYDQRDNANREAIANVKAAEATLQTAKLNLDYTEVRAPVDGRVGKFEITVGNLVAAGTASPVLTSLVSVNPIYASFDADEEVVLRALNSIADSTGQRGKLDQIPVEMATSGGLSAKGHIQLIDNQVNGQSGTIRVRAVFPNDDGRLIPGQFARVRMGQPKQQTLVMIDERAIGTDQDKKFVMAVGNDSRAVYQPVTLGGAVDGLRIVTSGLKPGDRIVVNGLQRVRPGALLKTEIAAMGARGQQASNHSNQDVVQR